One Cedecea neteri DNA segment encodes these proteins:
- the sapB gene encoding putrescine export ABC transporter permease SapB: protein MIIFTLRRLLLLLITLLFLAVVGFSLNYFTPHAPLQGASLWNAWVFWFESLLHWDFGVSSINGQSINEQLRDVFPATMELCILAFGLALLIGIPVGMLAGIMRNKWQDKLISALALVGFSIPVFWLALLLTLFFSLTLGWFPVSGRFDLLYEVKSVTGFALVDAWLSDSPYRSEMIVSALRHMVLPVAALAVAPTTEVIRLMRISTIEVFDQNYVKAAATRGLSRFTILHRHVLHNALPPVIPRLGLQFSTMLTLAMITEVVFSWPGLGRWLINAIRQQDYMAISAGVMVIGSLVIIVNVISDILGAMANPLKHKEWYALR from the coding sequence ATGATCATCTTTACTTTGCGCCGCCTATTGTTGCTGCTGATCACCCTGCTGTTCCTGGCGGTGGTCGGCTTTAGCCTCAACTATTTTACGCCGCACGCGCCGCTGCAGGGTGCCTCGCTGTGGAACGCCTGGGTGTTCTGGTTTGAGAGCCTGCTGCACTGGGATTTTGGCGTGTCCAGCATTAACGGTCAGTCGATTAACGAGCAATTACGCGACGTCTTCCCGGCCACCATGGAGCTGTGCATTCTGGCCTTTGGGCTGGCGTTGCTGATTGGTATCCCGGTCGGGATGCTGGCGGGCATCATGCGCAATAAGTGGCAGGATAAGCTGATCAGCGCCCTGGCGCTGGTGGGCTTTTCGATTCCGGTGTTCTGGCTGGCGCTGCTGCTGACGCTGTTTTTCTCACTGACGCTGGGCTGGTTCCCGGTCTCCGGGCGTTTTGACCTGCTGTATGAGGTCAAGTCCGTCACCGGCTTTGCGCTGGTGGATGCGTGGCTCTCGGACTCACCTTACCGTAGCGAAATGATCGTCAGCGCCCTGCGTCATATGGTGCTGCCTGTTGCCGCGCTCGCCGTCGCCCCGACCACCGAAGTGATTCGCCTGATGCGTATCAGCACTATCGAAGTGTTCGATCAGAACTACGTCAAAGCCGCCGCCACGCGTGGGCTTTCCCGCTTCACTATTTTGCATCGCCATGTGCTGCACAACGCGCTGCCGCCGGTGATCCCTCGCCTGGGCCTGCAGTTTTCAACCATGCTGACGCTGGCGATGATCACCGAAGTGGTCTTTAGCTGGCCGGGCCTGGGACGCTGGCTGATTAACGCCATTCGCCAGCAGGATTACATGGCGATCTCCGCCGGGGTGATGGTGATTGGTTCGCTGGTAATTATTGTTAACGTGATTTCCGATATTTTGGGCGCTATGGCCAACCCACTGAAGCATAAGGAATGGTATGCCTTACGATAG
- the sapD gene encoding putrescine export ABC transporter ATP-binding protein SapD, producing MPLLDIRNLTIEFMTSEGWVKAVDRVSMTLGEGEIRGLVGESGSGKSLIAKAICGVTKDNWRVTADRMRFDDIDLLRLSPRERRRLVGHNVSMIFQEPQSCLDPSERIGRQLTQNIPGWTYKGRWWQRFGWRKRRVIELLHRVGIKDHKDAMSSYPYELTEGECQKVMIAIALANQPRLLIADEPTNAMEPTTQSQIFRLLTRLNQNNNTTILLISHDLQMLSQWADKINVMYCGQTVESATSEELVATPHHPYTQALIRAIPDFGSPMPHKSRLNTMPGAIPLLEQLPMGCRLGPRCPYAQRKCIEAPRLEGAKNHLYACHFPLNMESQ from the coding sequence ATGCCGCTACTTGATATCCGCAATCTGACTATCGAATTTATGACGTCCGAAGGCTGGGTAAAAGCCGTCGATCGCGTGAGTATGACGCTTGGTGAAGGGGAAATTCGCGGCCTGGTCGGCGAGTCCGGCTCAGGGAAAAGCCTCATCGCGAAAGCTATCTGTGGCGTTACCAAAGATAACTGGCGGGTCACCGCCGACCGTATGCGCTTTGACGATATCGACCTGCTGCGACTCTCGCCGCGCGAGCGCCGCCGGCTGGTGGGTCACAACGTGTCGATGATTTTCCAGGAGCCACAATCCTGCCTGGATCCTTCTGAAAGAATTGGCCGCCAGCTGACCCAAAATATTCCCGGCTGGACTTATAAAGGCCGCTGGTGGCAGCGCTTTGGCTGGCGCAAACGCCGGGTTATCGAGCTGCTGCACCGCGTGGGGATTAAAGATCACAAAGACGCCATGAGCAGCTATCCGTACGAGCTGACGGAAGGTGAATGCCAGAAGGTGATGATCGCCATTGCGCTGGCAAACCAGCCGCGCCTGCTGATTGCGGACGAGCCCACCAACGCCATGGAGCCGACCACACAGTCGCAGATTTTCCGTCTGTTAACGCGGCTCAATCAGAACAACAACACCACCATTTTGCTGATTAGCCACGACCTGCAGATGCTGAGCCAGTGGGCGGATAAAATTAACGTGATGTATTGCGGGCAAACCGTGGAAAGCGCGACGAGCGAAGAATTGGTCGCCACCCCGCACCACCCGTATACCCAGGCGCTGATCCGCGCGATCCCTGATTTTGGGAGCCCGATGCCGCACAAGAGCCGGTTAAACACCATGCCGGGTGCGATTCCGCTGCTGGAACAATTGCCGATGGGCTGCCGCCTTGGGCCACGCTGCCCTTATGCCCAGCGCAAATGCATTGAAGCGCCGAGGCTCGAAGGGGCCAAAAATCACCTCTACGCCTGTCATTTCCCGCTGAATATGGAGAGTCAGTAA
- the sapF gene encoding putrescine export ABC transporter ATP-binding protein SapF, with translation MVETLLEVRNLSKTFRYRTGLFHRQHVEAVKPLNFTLREKQTLAIIGENGSGKSTLAKMLAGMIEPTTGELVIDDHPLHFGDYSWRSQRIRMIFQDPSTSLNPRQRISQILDFPLRLNTELEPELRQKRILDTLRMVGLLPDHASYYPHMLAPGQKQRLGLARALILRPKVIIADEALASLDMSMRSQLINLMLELQEKQGISYIYVTQHIGMMKHISDQVMVMHEGEVVERGSTADVLASPLHELTKRLINSHFGEALTADAWRRDR, from the coding sequence ATGGTCGAAACGCTGCTGGAAGTCCGCAATTTAAGTAAGACGTTTCGCTACCGTACCGGGTTGTTCCATCGCCAGCACGTCGAAGCGGTGAAGCCGCTCAACTTTACGCTACGCGAAAAGCAAACGCTGGCGATTATCGGGGAAAATGGCTCAGGTAAATCTACGCTGGCAAAAATGCTGGCGGGGATGATCGAGCCAACCACCGGCGAGTTAGTGATTGACGACCACCCTCTCCACTTCGGCGATTATTCCTGGCGCAGTCAGCGGATCCGCATGATATTTCAGGATCCGAGTACGTCTCTGAATCCACGCCAGCGCATCTCGCAAATTCTGGACTTCCCGCTACGGTTGAATACCGAGCTGGAGCCGGAGCTGCGGCAAAAGCGCATCCTGGACACCTTACGCATGGTTGGCCTGCTGCCGGACCACGCCAGTTATTACCCGCATATGCTGGCGCCGGGGCAAAAACAGCGTCTGGGCCTGGCCCGCGCGCTGATCCTCCGGCCAAAGGTCATTATCGCCGACGAAGCGCTGGCCTCGCTGGATATGTCCATGCGCTCACAGCTGATCAATCTGATGCTTGAGCTGCAGGAAAAACAAGGCATTTCTTATATTTACGTGACTCAACACATTGGCATGATGAAGCACATCAGCGACCAGGTGATGGTGATGCACGAAGGCGAAGTGGTGGAGCGCGGCAGCACGGCCGACGTGCTCGCCTCCCCGCTGCATGAATTGACTAAACGGCTGATTAACAGCCACTTCGGCGAGGCTTTAACCGCTGACGCCTGGCGTAGAGATCGTTGA
- the sapC gene encoding putrescine export ABC transporter permease SapC: protein MPYDSVYREKRPPSTLRLTWRKFYGDTTAMIGLYGCGGLAILCLFGGLFAPYQIDQQFLGYQLLPPSWSRYGEVSFFLGTDDLGRDVLSRLLSGAAPTVGGAFVVTLAATICGIVLGVIAGSTHGLRSAVLNHILDTLLSIPSLLLAIIVVAFAGPHLSHAMFAVWLALLPRMVRSVYSAVHDELEKEYVVAARLDGASTLNILWFAVMPNITATLVTEITRALSMAILDIAALGFLDLGAQLPSPEWGAMLGDALELIYVAPWTVMLPGAAIMISVLLINLLGDGLRRAINAGVQ from the coding sequence ATGCCTTACGATAGCGTCTACCGCGAAAAGCGACCGCCAAGTACGCTGCGCCTGACGTGGCGAAAATTCTATGGCGATACCACCGCGATGATTGGCCTCTACGGCTGCGGCGGGCTGGCTATTCTGTGCCTGTTCGGCGGCCTTTTTGCGCCTTATCAGATTGACCAGCAGTTTCTGGGCTACCAGCTTTTGCCGCCGTCCTGGTCCCGCTACGGCGAAGTTTCGTTCTTCCTTGGCACCGACGATCTCGGCCGTGATGTGCTGAGCCGCCTGCTGAGCGGCGCGGCTCCCACCGTAGGCGGCGCGTTTGTCGTCACGCTTGCGGCGACAATTTGCGGCATCGTGCTCGGCGTGATTGCCGGGTCGACCCACGGCCTGCGTTCGGCGGTGCTGAACCACATTCTCGATACGCTGCTGTCGATTCCTTCGCTGCTGCTGGCGATTATTGTGGTCGCCTTTGCTGGCCCACATCTCAGCCATGCGATGTTTGCCGTCTGGCTGGCGCTGCTGCCGCGAATGGTACGCTCGGTCTACAGCGCGGTGCACGATGAACTGGAGAAAGAGTACGTGGTCGCCGCCCGTCTGGATGGCGCTTCTACCCTGAACATTCTGTGGTTTGCCGTCATGCCTAATATTACCGCCACGCTGGTAACGGAAATCACGCGAGCACTGTCCATGGCGATTCTGGACATTGCCGCGCTCGGTTTTCTCGATCTTGGCGCGCAGCTCCCTTCTCCGGAATGGGGTGCAATGCTCGGCGACGCACTGGAACTGATTTACGTTGCTCCCTGGACTGTCATGCTGCCCGGGGCGGCCATTATGATAAGCGTTCTGCTGATCAACCTGCTTGGCGACGGCCTGCGCCGCGCAATTAACGCGGGGGTGCAATAA